The genomic stretch TGCGTTGAAAAATGGATCTGGAAGTATAAATAACAAGTGGGCAGTTCTTTATTTGCTTAGAGTTGTTTCGGAAGATCGTAATTTGTCGAAAAAACAGTGTAATTCGATGGTTTCTTGGGGTTTGCCAGCGATATTTGATACTCCGTTGAGTAGGGATTATAGGGGTTGTAGTGATAAGGGTGTGGGTTGTGATGGTGTTGTAATGGCCTCGAAAGAACCGGAAAATTTGAGGGAGATTGCGTTTCAGGAGTTTGTTAGCTTGTTGAGAGAAGAGAGTGAGGTTTCTGATGAGGTTTTGGTTAGAGATGTTCTGTATGTTAGTCAGGGGATTGATGGAAGCTATGTTAAGTTCAATGACAACGTAAATAGTTATGTTTTGTCGGATTTGGTTAGCGTTCCTAAAGCTACTAGGGCCATGGTTAAAAAGTTGTGTGAATTGGGTGTGTTGTTTAGGAGAGTTAGAGGGTATATATCAGAGAGTATGAGTCGGTTTCCAGCTGCTGATGTAGGGACTGTGGGGCAAGCATTCTGTGCAGCTTTGCAGGACGAGCTTACTGATTATTATAAGCTTTTGGCGGTTCTTGAAGTGCAAGCAATGAATCCCATTCCACTTGTTTCTGAGGCTATGATTTCGGAAAATTATCTTTCTTTACGGAGATTGATGCTTTGGTTTGCTGAACCGGTGGTCAAAATGAAGCTTATGGCTCTTTTGGTTGATAGTTGTAAGGTGCTGAAGGGTGGGGCGATGGCGGGGGCTATTCATGTGCATGCTCAACATGGGGACCCTTTAGTGCACGAGTTTATGAAGTGTCTTCTTCGAAGGGTATGCTCACCCTTGTTTGAAATGGTTAGAAGTTGGGTTTTGGAAGGTGAGCTTGAAGATATATTTGCCGAGTTCTTCGTTGTTGGGCAGCCGGTTAAGGCTGAATCCCTTTGGAGAGAGGGTTATAGGTTGCACGCCGGGATGCTTCCTTCCTTCATCTCACCATCCCTCGCACAAAGTATCTTAAGGACAGGGAAGTCGATCAATTTCCTTAGGGTGTGTTGTGAGGACCGAGGTTGGGCTGATGCCGCAACCGAGGCTGCAGCAGCTGCTGGGACAACAACTGGGAGAGGCGGCCTTGGATATGGAGAAACTAATGCTCTTGAATTGCTGGTTGCTGAAGCATCAAGGAGAATAGATAAGCATTTGTTGGATGTTATCTACAACCGCTATAAGTTTAAGGAACATTGTCAGGCGATAAAGAGGTATTTGTTGCTTGGACAGGGTGACTTCGTGCAGTACTTGATGGACATAGTTGGGCCCGAACTCTCAGAGCCTGCCAACACCATCAGTACATTCAAGCTGGCTAGTTTGTTAGAAACTGCTATTAGGTCATCAAATGCACAATATGAAGATCGTGACGTGTTGGATAGATTGAGGGTCAAGATGATGCCACATAACACTGGAGACAGGGGATGGGATGTATTCTCACTGGACTATGATGCCAGAGTTCCATTAAACACTTTTTTCACCGAATCTGTCATGACAGGATATTTAAGAATCTTTAATTTCTTGTGGAAGCTTAGACGAGTTGAGCATGCGTTGATCGGTGCTTGGAAGACGATGAAGCCAAATTGCATTAGTTCTCATACCTTCATTAAACTTCAAGATGCAATTAAGATAAAACTGCTTTCAACATTACGAAGGTGCCAAGTTCTTTGGGATGAGATGAATCATTTTGTCTCTAATTTGCAGTATTACATCATGTTCGAAGTCTTGGAGGTTTCCTGGTCGAACTTCTCTAATGAAATGGAAGCTGCAAAAGATCTCGATGAGCTGCTTGCTGCCCATGAAAAGTATCTCCACTCTATAGTTGAGAAGTCACTTTTAGGAGAGAAGTCAAAGAGTTTACATGAGACATTATTTGTCTTGTTTGACCTAATAATGCGGTTTCGCAGTCTCGCAGACAGACTATACGAAGGCATATACGAATTACAAACGAGGTACTAATATTTCTCTTTATTTCTAGTGCAATGCTTTTtcccatatttccaatggagccaaagactcattactctttggttatggattataatggaataaatcaaaatggctcactaaaatGGATGCGCTTCTTGcttttgtgaagtagcggtccttcaatgcagttctcgacgcaattttcatcttgggtcattcggaaacagcctctttgtgttgctaacacaagggtaaggttgcgtacatccgatcccccttaccccgcaatttgcgggagccattgaggcactggggtaatgttgttgttgtatttctAGTGCAATGCTACCATTTTTAATGGATGGATTTGATATTTCAGTGTTCTTTGGTGATGGATTATGATGGTATAAAGGGAAAAAAGGCTCATTTGGTTATGCTTCTATTTATCGTGAAGTATTAGTCCTTCGATTCAATAGTTGACGGCTTGATTCTTATATTTAGTATGGGTTAACACTCTCTCTGTGTTGTTATCATAGGGGTATGGTGCATACATCCGACCCCCTACCTTTCTAATGCTGGAGGCCTTTGAGGCACTCGTCGTTGATCATCTAGTGTTATCATGTAGTTAGTGACATGTAGGGATTTATATCTTTGTTTCATATTTACAGGTCTTCTGACTCCCAGGACAAGCGAAAGCTGTCAAGGCAGTTAAGTAGCAAATATGAGGGCAGGAAGGCCTTAACTCAACAGGCTCTCAAGTTTCTTAGCACTATGAGCCAGGAGCTGGATGATGTTGGAAAGAAATACTCATCCTTGCTTACTGGGTTCATTTCTCAGTTGCCAATCCAGCAACACATCGACTTAAAGTTCCTCCTTTTCCGTCTGGACTTCACTGAATTCTATACCCAGTCACGGAGAGACACTTAAAGATGCTACCCTGTATAGATTTTCGAGTATTTATATTGGAGCGCTTTTAACTTTGAAGAAAGAAGGATTTGTAGATTGATTATTTGCCGCCTGGTTCATGAATGGATTAATGGAATAAGAAGACAGAACCGAAGATACATAGATAACGTTCGAATTGCTTCCACTCTATTTACGTTCAAATTGTTTCCACAACTGGTCAGAAGGTAAAAGCCTCTTTACCTGGATTGGCTGCTTACAAGGAATAAAGAGACATTCTGCACAATCTTGAATTCTTGATAGAGGTTTGATCTCTGACTATATGTCTGAGGAATTATCAtcaatttttatacaaatttGTATGTGTTGATTAGGGTTGGGCTGAGGGATGTGCCGGAAAAAGAAATATAACCGCATCTAATAGATTTTAGACTTTTAGCTGTATAAATGGTGAATTGTGATCTGTTTTGTGTGTTTTCTTTCGTCAGTTTAGATTTAGGTTGTTTTTGGAGATACGGAGGTATCAACTTCTGACAATAGCATGTGCTTGACCTCCTGGTAGCAATTTTGTAGTTTTGTTTTTGGAACAAAACTTACGTATCGATACCCAACTCGTTATTCTTGTTGGTGTTTGGTCACTTGAGTATGCCCTATCTATTTTGTAATGGAAATTTGGAAACATGGTTTGCTTTCAACGTCCTATGTTGCACATTCTACTTGTAGtctcaaattttcttttgaaaCCAATTACACTCGAGTTGTTTCAGTTCATTTTCAGTATTCTCATGTTGTTTCAGGTCATTACCTATAGCCTATGTTAGTAATACTATGATACCGTAGATGAACAACCTCAAATCATTGTAGGATTAAGGCTCTCATATAGTTCTACTCTCCGCAAACAACTTCTCTGTtgaatttttcttttttgttattaataataatcattatgGGTTTTGAGTTTGTGACCCAGTGTCTATTACTCAACTTTTATTTCATCCACATGTTAGTGTGCTCCTCAATTCTCGTACGAAAGAAATCGAGAAATATATTCatggacggagggagtactagaAGTCTAAGTAGCAGCTCCACTTGAACGATGCCTGATATTGATGCTATGTGACACAGTGACAGACGAGTAATAGTCTCAACTTCTAATAATCTCGTCCCTCCTTGGCTCCTTATGGTGAAGCTTTTGAAGAGTGATTCATAATTTTGCATTGGCCGCTCATCAGCAGTTTCAGGTGATCGTAAAATTCACCAGGTATGTTTGGCTTTTAAATCAATAGCGTTACTTCCTCCTTTCAAATCTAAATTCCGCGACCTTACCTTCTCTTGAGAGGGATTTTGAATTTACGCGGCATTTGGATTTGTAGAGCATAAAGTAGAAATAAGCTGCAACGACCCTTTCTTTATGACTAATTTATCCATTTTCCATTATTTGCCAAATTTTTTTTACTGTGTTATCCTTTGTTTTTCTATGATTAACGggttaatatgttaaaaatgattGTTATAGTGTTCTTTTAGTTCAAGTTCGCCAAGATGAAGTTTTTTCGGTAGAATGCTAGAGACAATTCCTTGAGAAATTGTTTACTGGTAAAAGTTTGGAAATTACATCAATGCTATCTGCAGCAAACGAGAATGATATACAAATGATAGACAAAATGGTTAATACAATATCAAACaaatttatcaaaaaaaaaaaaaaaaaaaaaaacttttatttGGTGATCATCATAGGAAATCTTGTTTGATTAGAAATGTATGAAGCTTTGGTCATGAATCAGGTTTTGAGTAGTAAATTGTAGATGGTAGATATTGGTCTGTTTACTTTGCTCTTAGAGAGAACAAATAGCCTTCGGAATGTTGATTTACTGTCACGAGCGATTAAAGGGTTGGATGTCTAATTGTCCTAGCGGATTTCTCGGAAGGAAATGCAATGAATTTACAGTTGGAATGAGCAAAAAGGGGTATCCTAAGCAATTGCAATAATCGATCATTTTTATCATTCCTATCCCAATCAAAGAGTGTATTATATTCCTCCGCCTACCCCCACCCCACCCCACCCACTCAACAGATGTTGCTTCcgatattgttttttttttctctcaagTTTACATCGGTGGGAAGTAGGAATGACAATGGGTAGGGTTTGGGTAGGGTtcgcctagacccggacccggacccgagattttccctttggacccgacccagacctgcaagggtctaaaatttgaggacccatacccggaccctatgggtaagggtagggtctgggtctactcgcgggtccgagtttcagccactttagtaacaagattaacagctatggggtctataatattaaataaaaaatcatactactttaacattatgagtttaaaTCTGCccttaatggtggttgtcggtcgccgcctattagagaggtggttgtcagtcgcgtatcagtgttgtggtggtggttttcttgtgtcagtggtggagtggtggtattgtcagaagagtttggttgggttttatcactttatgggatgagggaagagaaagagactttagttgggttttTACAGTCTGtaagtatgaattcagaaaagttgtgattttgattttttttctttaataaagggtctaagggtcgggtatgggtctcataacttagacccagacccggacccgaaatattttcttaagacccatacccgacccatacccattgggtctgaaaaaatgagacccatacccgacccattagggtccgaccctcaggatctgggtcgggtccccgacccactgccatccctagtgGCAGTGGGAAGTGTGTGTCAGTCGCCGGAAAATTTGCCCCATTTAAGTTTATGGGTCATCATTCATCAATGTGAGACAAGTACAAAGGTCAGGATATTCATATTAAGTTTGATTAATTGGGTTATTTTTTTAAAGATTTTATTGAtggttattattaattttgtcaaTAAAAATGAAAAGTTTACTGCTAAAATTATATTTCATTATATTTCTGAGTCCGCCCCTAAAACATTTAATAAATGACCAACTACACTTTACCTAACCCTGGATAAGATGAGTTAGAATCTAATTACTATATGATCCAAAATTTAACCTAAACAATAATGCATCGAAAATCTACTAATGCTCCCAATTCATCAATCTTGAATTTTGATCTCTCACTTTTGGACGCATACTTCCTAGAATCTCCGCACTTCCATGATTTAACTTGTCCTTTAGTGCCAAAGACAGATCACATAAACGGTCAAATTTATAAGTTAGGCGGTAAAAACTTGTTTATATCTTtgttagtatatatatatatcatcacaTGCCAACGCACTAGGCACTAACCCGTGTTATTTTTATCGGTTTTTCTAAGGTGTATGCTTAGAATACATGTTTCGGCCTTTTAATCATTCAAACATCATTGTAGAGGAGTAGAGGCTGTTACCAAACATTAAGCTATATTCGTCGGGATATTTGCTAAAATTATAGTATGCGGTTTTACAATATCCTAATTCTCaagtgtaaaaccgtctcactTTACGACAAAAATTGTTGTGAAACTACATGAGTGACGTGACAATTGATACAAATACTTTAAACAATTTTGTAGGACAAAATGGCATAAAAAAATAGGTTGAGAATGAACTACACACCTAACTCATGTTTCCCACTTGTGTTGCACTAATTTGTGTtgtcaaagcgtcttgcttgtgacgggttaatcccgtcacaagctgaaaaccTCTCATAAAAAGGGAGAGGAGACAAGGTGGGGCACTGCATAAAAAAATAGGTTGAGAATGAACTACGCCTAACTCATGTTTCCCACTTGTGTTGCACTAATTTGTGTtgtcaaagcgtcttgcttgtgacgggctaatcccgtcacaagtttATGAGAGAggagacaaggtggggcacccctcatatgcttcccactcacctctcaatgagtattttgtgagaggaaacggtatccgtcacaagcttgtgacggatatcgcccgtcttcaatgagatttttgGTGTTGTCATATACTCCTGTCATTTCAAAAATTTGTCAATAATGAGATCAATAATTTTCTTTTTTGCCGACTAATAATTTTGTCAATAATGAGATCAATAATTTTCTTTTTTGCTGACTAATAATGAGATCAATAATGATGTTAATTGCATTATAATCatcaatgttgttaggatcgggatcctactttggatcgatgaacTTAATAGGATCGTATCGGTaggatcggatcgtagaatcgtaagttTCTATAAATTAACTAAAATACATAATTTTGTTATCAAAATATGTTAAAATCTCGTGTTTAAATCTTAAAACACTATTATCTTAACACTTGCCTATAAATTGTTCTCATTTATGGtaattttttaccttaaaattcgTTTATAAAATTTTAGTCACCGGAAAAATTGAAATGTTAATAATGTAGTATCGGGTCGTATAATCGTGGAATCGTAGAATCGGGTTGAGATTCTACTTTAAAAAAATTTTGAGACAAGTTGAATCGTAATATCCTACAAAATTAAGATCCTACCTAAGATTGGGATCGGTCACCACTTtttggatcgtagaatcgtaagatcctacgaTCCGAATCGGGAGtttaacaacaatgataatcatacAGTTAGTCTTATTCTAAGACACAGATATCCGTTTCGTAATTAAAATGGGCAAAAGTACTACACTATTCAGTTACATGAGATAAGCTTTTTGTTATTCGCTAGATATTATTCTTTTCTCTCATCTGTACAAGTAATATCGACTTGCTTTGTTGAATATTCCCATTTTAAACGAGAATTTCTAATTATCTTATTATGATCCGGTCAAGGTCAGCCTTCTTATGATCCCTAAATTATCGGATATAGTTGGAAAATCTTTGTTTCTCTTGTACGTACGTACGTACTTGTTTAGTTGTTACGTCAAAGAAGCAAAATGCATATGGCTTCTTCATTGTAGggtcattttattttctttatatTTAATGTGATTCAGATTTATTGgtccatttttttttattatacggTGCTACTTGGGGTTGGTTGGTTGTTTTTCTTTGTTATTCATCTGGGCCTGTGATTCTTCCGAAATACGTATGGGCGAGATCTACTTATCCGAAACACGGTTCACgaaatttaatgcatatatgaaGGTTTAAATATTTTTTATTGTATGTGAGAGGGTGATATCGAGATTTTGTAGTTTGTACCATCTGGTGGTGTCATCTCATTTTCGTTATATAACTTTCTGTTTTAGCactttgcattgtttatttaagGCTTTAGGTTTAGAGATATAGGAAGATCTTTTCTACAAGTGGTGCTTTGTCCTTTGGTTTCGGAAAAAAATGGAGGAATATGGTAGGTTAAATTATGTGAAGGAGCCATTGTTATCAAATGAACAAGAAATATGTGTTTTGAACAATGGTGTTAATGGAAGAGGGGAAGTATGGCGTCGTCGTTACTCTTGTACTAGACTGAAAAGTGACTTCCTCTCTGAGCTTCCAGACAAGGTTCGCCCTGCTTTGGATATCGAATCTCCTTTTGAATTCGACCTCTCTAGAACCTCTGGCCTTATCGAAGGTCAACTCTTTTAACTCATCATATTGTTTTTTACTTATGCATAACTGTATTTATCGACTGCTTACTGTGTCCTGTGGCCTTATCGCCTGCTTACTGTGTCCTGTGGCCTTATCGACTGCTTACTGTGTCCTGTGGCCTTATCGACTGCTTACTGTGTCCT from Silene latifolia isolate original U9 population chromosome 2, ASM4854445v1, whole genome shotgun sequence encodes the following:
- the LOC141642206 gene encoding gamma-tubulin complex component 3-like, with protein sequence MGDQKVLDLVKELVQCLISQPQNLNPNTQNSQNPNSSIDQNRFNDALRYAIRILSSRLTPSITSDEAAMAESIKRQLFSQGKSSDALSFAELYSKFALKNGSGSINNKWAVLYLLRVVSEDRNLSKKQCNSMVSWGLPAIFDTPLSRDYRGCSDKGVGCDGVVMASKEPENLREIAFQEFVSLLREESEVSDEVLVRDVLYVSQGIDGSYVKFNDNVNSYVLSDLVSVPKATRAMVKKLCELGVLFRRVRGYISESMSRFPAADVGTVGQAFCAALQDELTDYYKLLAVLEVQAMNPIPLVSEAMISENYLSLRRLMLWFAEPVVKMKLMALLVDSCKVLKGGAMAGAIHVHAQHGDPLVHEFMKCLLRRVCSPLFEMVRSWVLEGELEDIFAEFFVVGQPVKAESLWREGYRLHAGMLPSFISPSLAQSILRTGKSINFLRVCCEDRGWADAATEAAAAAGTTTGRGGLGYGETNALELLVAEASRRIDKHLLDVIYNRYKFKEHCQAIKRYLLLGQGDFVQYLMDIVGPELSEPANTISTFKLASLLETAIRSSNAQYEDRDVLDRLRVKMMPHNTGDRGWDVFSLDYDARVPLNTFFTESVMTGYLRIFNFLWKLRRVEHALIGAWKTMKPNCISSHTFIKLQDAIKIKLLSTLRRCQVLWDEMNHFVSNLQYYIMFEVLEVSWSNFSNEMEAAKDLDELLAAHEKYLHSIVEKSLLGEKSKSLHETLFVLFDLIMRFRSLADRLYEGIYELQTRSSDSQDKRKLSRQLSSKYEGRKALTQQALKFLSTMSQELDDVGKKYSSLLTGFISQLPIQQHIDLKFLLFRLDFTEFYTQSRRDT